The following are encoded together in the Flexivirga aerilata genome:
- a CDS encoding cytochrome c oxidase subunit 4, whose product MKVETKIFLLLAVYGLAVGTIYGTFSHWSEPVGAVAFYLTGLACLLISSFLWWTGRKIDSRPDDDPSGEQGDVEGDYGFFSPHSWWPLFLAASLAVIALGLAVGWWLVMLAVPFVALAAIGWVFEYFHGEHSL is encoded by the coding sequence ATGAAAGTTGAAACAAAGATCTTTTTGCTACTGGCGGTCTATGGACTCGCCGTGGGGACGATCTATGGCACGTTCAGTCATTGGAGCGAACCTGTCGGTGCCGTCGCTTTCTATCTGACCGGTCTGGCCTGTCTGCTGATCAGTAGTTTCCTGTGGTGGACCGGTCGCAAGATCGACTCCCGGCCGGACGATGATCCGTCCGGCGAGCAGGGCGACGTGGAGGGCGATTATGGATTCTTCAGCCCGCACTCATGGTGGCCGTTGTTCTTGGCCGCATCGCTTGCCGTCATCGCCTTGGGGCTTGCGGTGGGATGGTGGCTGGTGATGCTTGCCGTCCCGTTTGTGGCGCTGGCTGCGATTGGCTGGGTCTTTGAATACTTTCACGGAGAACACTCTTTATGA
- a CDS encoding metalloregulator ArsR/SmtB family transcription factor — translation MGSRIRLFEELSVVGKAFGSPRRLEIIELLAQSPHSVEEIARALDQRLSTVSAHLQILRASRLVGSRRDGTRVIYRLAGEDVADLFAALGVVARTHSPDVTVARRAYLGAGDDGPEVITRAELMEVLGAPQTTLLDIRPSEEFEQAHLPGAVSMPLEKFSGSLQQLPAGNLIAYCRGAYCLLAHDAVALLTAAGREAKRLEDGILEWRLAGLPLERTAQGV, via the coding sequence GTGGGTTCGCGGATACGGCTGTTCGAAGAGCTGTCGGTGGTTGGGAAGGCGTTCGGCAGTCCCCGCCGGTTAGAGATCATTGAGCTGTTGGCGCAGAGCCCGCATTCGGTGGAGGAGATCGCGCGGGCTCTTGATCAGAGGCTGAGCACCGTGTCGGCTCATCTGCAGATTCTGCGGGCATCGCGGTTGGTCGGTTCACGACGGGATGGCACACGCGTCATCTACCGGCTTGCCGGGGAAGACGTGGCAGACCTGTTCGCAGCGCTGGGCGTGGTGGCACGTACGCACTCACCTGATGTGACGGTGGCGCGTCGGGCCTACCTGGGTGCGGGCGACGACGGACCGGAAGTGATCACTCGTGCCGAGCTGATGGAGGTCTTGGGCGCCCCGCAGACCACGCTGCTGGATATCCGGCCGTCGGAGGAGTTCGAACAAGCCCATCTACCCGGTGCGGTGTCGATGCCGCTGGAGAAGTTCTCCGGGTCACTGCAGCAGCTACCCGCAGGAAACCTCATTGCGTACTGTCGCGGCGCCTACTGCCTGCTGGCACACGATGCCGTCGCACTGTTGACAGCCGCCGGCCGAGAGGCCAAACGCCTGGAGGACGGGATCCTCGAATGGCGCTTGGCCGGTCTGCCCCTTGAGCGAACCGCTCAAGGGGTCTGA
- a CDS encoding GntR family transcriptional regulator: MNDQDSQRKAIRKMPAIDRSGRAPLWRQIREDLSQRIAEGEFTGAFPAESELQQHYGVSRQTVRQALRQLREDGIVTAERGRSPHLATPTEIEQPVGALYSLFESVRAAGISQHSVVRALAITTDAHIADRLGLDLDSSLLHLARLRLAGDEPLALDDVWLPADVARPLLHVDWHNTSLYDELDHRCGIRLTSGQEQLRAAVPAAHVRELLHIPPSEAVFCIDRLGISHNQPTEWRQTIVRADRFSMMADFDARTGYRIAVHRSTEA; encoded by the coding sequence GTGAACGACCAGGACTCGCAACGGAAAGCAATCAGGAAGATGCCTGCTATCGATCGCTCCGGCCGCGCGCCACTGTGGCGCCAGATCCGCGAAGACCTCTCCCAGCGCATCGCCGAGGGAGAATTCACCGGCGCTTTTCCGGCCGAGTCCGAACTCCAACAGCACTATGGCGTCAGCCGGCAAACAGTCCGGCAGGCTCTGCGCCAGTTGCGTGAGGACGGCATCGTCACCGCCGAGCGCGGCAGGTCACCGCACCTGGCGACGCCCACTGAGATCGAACAACCAGTCGGCGCCCTATACAGCCTCTTCGAGTCGGTCCGTGCTGCCGGCATCAGCCAACACAGTGTCGTTCGCGCGCTTGCCATCACCACCGACGCCCATATCGCCGACCGCCTCGGCCTGGACCTCGACAGCTCCTTGCTTCACCTAGCCCGGCTTCGCCTGGCCGGTGACGAACCGCTCGCTCTCGACGACGTCTGGCTGCCGGCCGATGTGGCGCGGCCGCTGCTGCACGTCGACTGGCACAACACAAGCCTGTACGACGAACTCGACCACCGGTGCGGCATCCGGCTCACCAGCGGCCAGGAGCAACTACGGGCAGCCGTCCCCGCGGCGCACGTTCGCGAACTGTTACACATCCCACCCTCAGAAGCCGTCTTTTGCATCGACAGACTCGGGATCTCACACAATCAACCCACCGAATGGCGACAAACCATCGTGCGCGCCGATCGATTCAGCATGATGGCCGACTTCGACGCGCGAACCGGGTACCGCATTGCGGTGCACCGATCAACTGAAGCATGA